Proteins from a single region of Streptomyces spectabilis:
- a CDS encoding DJ-1/PfpI family protein, whose protein sequence is MTHPTTRRTVLRSTAATAALATAGIAARTAPAHADAPREPGTAGPRIGILLYDGYSLLDPTGPAEVLSRVPGASVTMVAERRGPVRTDTGDVAVVADRSLDEAGRLDVLLVPGAGNRGLIAAMRNQTLLKWIRATNRHTRFTTSVCTGSLVLASAGLLDGRRATTYWASAEYLEKTFDVTYVPERYVESGKFLTSAGVSAGIDMALHLAARLTDDDTARAIQLAVEYDPRPPFDAGDWRRASAELRARALKLLEDSQV, encoded by the coding sequence ATGACGCACCCCACGACACGCCGCACCGTGCTGCGCTCCACCGCCGCCACGGCCGCGCTCGCCACCGCGGGAATCGCCGCGCGGACCGCCCCCGCCCATGCCGACGCACCCCGCGAGCCCGGCACCGCGGGCCCCCGGATCGGCATCCTCCTCTACGACGGCTACAGCCTCCTCGACCCCACGGGCCCCGCCGAGGTGCTCTCGCGCGTGCCGGGCGCGAGCGTCACGATGGTGGCCGAGCGGCGCGGCCCGGTGCGCACCGACACCGGTGACGTGGCCGTCGTCGCGGACCGCTCCCTCGACGAGGCGGGCCGCCTGGACGTGCTCCTCGTCCCCGGCGCGGGCAACCGCGGCCTCATCGCGGCGATGCGGAACCAGACCCTCCTGAAGTGGATCCGCGCCACGAACCGGCACACCCGCTTCACCACCTCCGTGTGCACGGGCTCCCTGGTGCTGGCCTCCGCCGGGCTGCTCGACGGCCGCCGCGCGACGACGTACTGGGCATCGGCGGAGTACCTGGAGAAGACCTTCGACGTGACGTACGTACCCGAACGCTACGTGGAGTCGGGGAAGTTCCTCACGTCGGCCGGGGTCTCGGCGGGGATCGACATGGCGCTGCACCTCGCGGCGCGGCTCACCGACGACGACACCGCGCGGGCGATTCAGCTGGCGGTCGAGTACGACCCGCGTCCGCCCTTCGATGCGGGCGACTGGCGTCGGGCCAGTGCGGAGTTGAGGGCCCGGGCCCTCAAGCTCCTGGAGGACTCTCAGGTGTAG
- a CDS encoding DUF1707 SHOCT-like domain-containing protein, whose protein sequence is MVDAAMRVSHRERDQAVEILRVAAGDGRLTGAELEERVEAALAARTVGDLRDLTADLPWEGMPPQPAEVLRIDQRFGEGKRTGGWRVPRRMEVRLMFTDLKLDFTEAVIAHSTLEIEVDLRIGGNLTLVTPPGVVVDADGITKSRGEIKLPPVPGPETPVHLRVLLTGTSTGGDIVARPPRRLPWQRHRAKPGAGDTG, encoded by the coding sequence ATGGTAGATGCAGCTATGCGGGTGTCGCACCGGGAGCGGGACCAGGCGGTGGAGATCCTGCGGGTCGCGGCGGGTGACGGGCGGCTGACGGGGGCCGAGTTGGAGGAGCGGGTGGAGGCGGCGCTCGCGGCGCGGACGGTCGGTGACCTCAGGGACCTGACGGCGGACCTGCCGTGGGAGGGCATGCCGCCGCAGCCGGCCGAAGTGCTCCGGATAGACCAGCGCTTCGGGGAGGGCAAGCGGACGGGCGGGTGGCGGGTGCCGCGCCGGATGGAGGTGCGGCTGATGTTCACGGACCTGAAGCTGGACTTCACGGAGGCCGTGATCGCGCACAGCACGCTGGAGATCGAGGTGGATCTGCGGATCGGCGGGAATCTGACGCTGGTCACGCCGCCGGGGGTCGTGGTCGACGCGGACGGGATCACCAAGAGCCGGGGCGAGATCAAACTCCCCCCGGTCCCGGGCCCGGAGACCCCCGTCCACCTGCGCGTCCTGCTGACCGGCACGTCGACCGGCGGCGACATAGTGGCCCGCCCACCCCGCCGCCTCCCCTGGCAACGCCACCGCGCCAAGCCGGGTGCGGGCGACACGGGCTGA
- a CDS encoding helix-turn-helix domain-containing protein, with the protein MEDEEAAAVLKAVGRQVKAWREAAGMTQAELGAAIGYGDEMVSSVERGRRVPKPEFLEGADEVLGAGGKIAAMKKDVEEARYPKKVRDLKKLEEESVELGAYASHHIHGLLQTPEYAQALYAMRRPSYTEEEIERHVGARMARKSIFERVPRPLITFVQEEVTLRRPIGGRMVLRQQLEHLLGVSRLRHVEIQVMPTGCEDHAGMAGSLQLLKLRNGKTLGHTEAQLSNRLISESREVQIVEMRYGMIRAQALPPQESLVFIENVLGET; encoded by the coding sequence ATGGAGGACGAGGAAGCCGCGGCGGTACTCAAGGCGGTGGGCCGCCAGGTCAAGGCGTGGCGCGAGGCGGCGGGCATGACCCAGGCGGAGCTGGGCGCGGCCATCGGGTACGGCGACGAGATGGTGTCGTCGGTGGAGCGGGGCCGGCGCGTGCCGAAGCCGGAGTTCCTGGAGGGGGCGGACGAGGTCCTGGGAGCCGGCGGCAAGATCGCGGCGATGAAGAAGGACGTGGAGGAGGCGAGGTACCCGAAGAAGGTTCGGGATCTGAAGAAGCTGGAGGAGGAGTCGGTGGAGCTTGGGGCCTACGCCAGCCATCACATCCACGGGCTGCTTCAGACCCCGGAGTACGCGCAGGCGTTGTACGCGATGCGACGCCCCTCCTACACGGAGGAGGAGATCGAGCGCCACGTCGGCGCTCGCATGGCCAGGAAGTCCATCTTCGAGCGCGTCCCCCGGCCACTGATCACCTTCGTCCAGGAGGAGGTGACATTGCGGCGTCCGATCGGGGGCAGAATGGTCCTGCGGCAGCAGCTCGAACACCTGTTGGGTGTCAGCAGGTTGAGGCACGTGGAGATCCAGGTGATGCCGACTGGCTGTGAGGACCACGCTGGAATGGCAGGCTCGCTCCAGCTACTGAAGCTACGGAACGGCAAGACGCTCGGACACACAGAAGCGCAGCTTTCCAACAGGCTGATCAGCGAATCCCGCGAAGTCCAGATCGTCGAAATGCGCTATGGAATGATCCGGGCACAGGCCCTCCCGCCACAGGAGTCCCTGGTCTTCATCGAGAACGTACTGGGAGAGACATGA
- a CDS encoding ATP-binding protein translates to MTQAAVQARHFTLLLTSSRRGARLARLLTERQLDAWGCPSAEASHIVAELAANAVAHGRVPGRGFRLTLRLDAAGRLRIEVSDARGDRVPGIQDPGDQEESGRGLRIVAGCADRWGVVPAPSGCKTVWAELVPDRAEP, encoded by the coding sequence ATGACTCAAGCCGCCGTCCAGGCACGGCACTTCACGCTGCTGCTGACCTCCTCCCGGAGGGGAGCCCGCCTTGCCCGGCTACTCACGGAGCGTCAACTTGACGCCTGGGGTTGCCCGTCGGCCGAGGCATCGCACATCGTCGCCGAACTCGCCGCGAACGCCGTCGCGCACGGCCGCGTGCCGGGCCGTGGCTTCCGCCTGACGCTCCGGCTCGACGCGGCCGGGAGGCTCCGGATCGAGGTGAGTGACGCCCGGGGCGACCGGGTCCCGGGTATCCAGGACCCGGGGGATCAGGAGGAGTCGGGGCGCGGGCTGCGCATCGTCGCGGGGTGCGCCGACCGCTGGGGCGTGGTTCCGGCGCCCTCCGGGTGCAAGACGGTGTGGGCCGAACTCGTACCGGATCGCGCGGAACCGTGA
- a CDS encoding class I SAM-dependent methyltransferase yields MDSIPANRRLWNRISSAYQHKHDPHIGAAPRLWGMYSIPDAHLNALGDVTGKRVLELGCGAGQWSRALAAEGATVVGLDLSEAQLTAAARAMGADRYPLVQGAAEHLPFAAESFDLVFCDFGGLSWAPPHLAVPQAARVLRPGGRLVFNVASPWFEACYDDAASRVTTTLQQDYFGLNTIAEGGGATSYQLTYGDWVRVLRRAGLVIDDLIEPRPDPETPNGYNETDPPDWAHRWPAELLWVTHKP; encoded by the coding sequence GTGGACAGCATCCCCGCCAACCGGCGGCTCTGGAACCGGATCAGCAGCGCCTACCAGCACAAGCACGACCCGCACATCGGCGCCGCGCCCCGGCTGTGGGGCATGTACTCCATCCCCGACGCGCACCTGAACGCCCTGGGCGACGTCACCGGCAAGCGCGTCCTCGAACTCGGCTGCGGCGCCGGCCAGTGGTCCAGGGCGCTCGCCGCCGAGGGCGCCACCGTGGTCGGGCTCGACCTGTCCGAAGCCCAGCTCACCGCGGCGGCCCGCGCCATGGGAGCGGACCGCTACCCCCTGGTGCAAGGCGCCGCCGAACACCTCCCCTTCGCCGCCGAAAGCTTCGACCTGGTGTTCTGCGACTTCGGCGGGCTCAGCTGGGCACCCCCGCACCTGGCCGTCCCCCAGGCCGCCCGCGTCCTGCGCCCGGGCGGGCGCCTGGTGTTCAACGTCGCCAGCCCCTGGTTCGAAGCGTGCTACGACGACGCCGCGAGCCGCGTGACGACCACGCTGCAACAGGACTACTTCGGGCTGAACACCATCGCCGAGGGCGGCGGCGCGACCAGCTATCAGCTCACCTACGGCGACTGGGTCAGGGTCCTGCGCCGCGCGGGCCTCGTCATCGACGACCTCATCGAGCCACGCCCCGACCCCGAAACACCCAACGGCTACAACGAGACCGACCCACCCGACTGGGCCCACCGCTGGCCCGCGGAACTGCTCTGGGTGACCCACAAACCGTAA
- a CDS encoding helix-turn-helix domain-containing protein, with protein sequence MTDPAPPPTTTRPAPAAPTRPAPAAPTRPATLATDPAALRRELGGFLRAHRERVAPADVGLPGTARRRTSGLRREEVAALSGVSVAWYTWLEQGRVDTSRQVLDAVARTLRLDAAAHRHALGLAGFATFETGPSTPVDHQPMLDGWATPAALLDPALDLRAWNGPYAALWPDPAHVPPARRNLLLLLATDPGHQRVLPDWEPLATDLYRHFRTRADREPPASRSHEVTALLRAERPELDAWWACRSVADFAPRAVTLTAPDGDVRPYEMTLLLTPEPRGGAVLVQTPVGGGPRAPGRT encoded by the coding sequence ATGACGGACCCGGCGCCGCCCCCGACAACCACCCGGCCCGCGCCCGCGGCACCCACCCGGCCCGCGCCCGCGGCACCGACGCGGCCCGCGACCCTGGCGACCGACCCCGCCGCGCTCCGGCGGGAGCTGGGTGGCTTCCTGCGTGCTCACCGCGAGCGCGTGGCCCCGGCCGACGTGGGGCTCCCGGGCACGGCGCGGCGTCGCACGTCCGGCCTGCGCCGCGAGGAGGTCGCGGCGCTCTCGGGCGTCTCGGTGGCCTGGTACACCTGGCTGGAGCAGGGCCGCGTCGACACCTCGCGGCAGGTCCTCGACGCGGTGGCGCGGACCCTGCGCCTGGACGCCGCGGCGCACCGCCACGCCCTCGGCCTGGCGGGCTTCGCCACCTTCGAGACGGGCCCCTCCACGCCGGTGGACCACCAGCCCATGCTGGACGGCTGGGCCACCCCCGCCGCGCTCCTCGACCCGGCCCTGGACCTGCGCGCCTGGAACGGCCCGTACGCGGCGCTCTGGCCCGACCCGGCCCACGTGCCCCCGGCCCGCCGCAACCTCCTGCTGCTCCTGGCCACCGACCCGGGCCACCAGCGCGTCCTGCCCGACTGGGAGCCGCTGGCCACGGACCTCTACCGCCACTTCCGCACCCGCGCGGACCGCGAGCCCCCGGCGTCCCGCAGCCACGAGGTGACCGCCCTGCTGCGCGCGGAGCGCCCCGAGCTCGACGCCTGGTGGGCCTGCCGCTCAGTGGCCGACTTCGCACCGCGCGCCGTCACCCTCACCGCTCCCGACGGCGACGTACGCCCGTACGAGATGACCCTCCTGCTCACCCCGGAGCCGCGGGGCGGGGCGGTCCTGGTGCAGACGCCGGTCGGCGGAGGCCCTCGCGCACCGGGTCGTACCTGA
- a CDS encoding ADP-ribosylglycohydrolase family protein, which translates to MSAVATTGVWGRTEQQDFRSRVRGTLLAAAVGDALGAPVDGADLAEIRAAHGAEGLTELAPAHGRRGAVTAVTQLSLFTVDGLIRAQVRRDTGAWHPPTDLHRAYLRWAVTQHDWGPDERRKEDGWLAREEWLYSRRAPARACLTGLADDRMGTLDVPKNPGERGAEAAARSAAFGLLVGWEPQLVLQLAVECAVQTHGHPQAYLAAGAHAVLVHGLARGESLDGAVQRALSLLAARPGHQPVTDGLRHALGAVRQGMPNAARVEELIGEGDAEGVLSAAVYCALVGEDVRHGLRLAVNHGASSTAAGALCGALLGALHGETALPPGWLTELEGRATVLELADDFAMEMTQGPALHSPAGASPGWLARYPRA; encoded by the coding sequence GTGAGTGCCGTAGCAACCACGGGGGTGTGGGGCCGCACCGAGCAGCAGGACTTCCGCAGCCGGGTCCGCGGCACGCTGCTCGCGGCCGCCGTCGGGGACGCGCTCGGCGCGCCCGTGGACGGGGCGGACCTGGCGGAGATCCGGGCCGCGCACGGCGCCGAGGGCCTCACCGAACTCGCGCCCGCGCACGGCAGGCGCGGCGCCGTCACCGCCGTCACGCAGCTGTCGCTTTTCACCGTGGACGGGCTCATCCGGGCCCAGGTGCGGCGCGACACGGGAGCCTGGCACCCGCCGACCGATCTGCACCGGGCCTATCTGCGGTGGGCCGTCACCCAGCACGACTGGGGGCCCGACGAGCGGCGCAAGGAGGACGGCTGGCTGGCGCGCGAGGAGTGGCTGTACTCGCGCCGCGCGCCCGCCCGCGCCTGTCTCACCGGGCTCGCCGACGACCGCATGGGCACGCTCGACGTGCCCAAGAACCCGGGCGAGCGCGGAGCGGAGGCCGCCGCCAGGTCCGCGGCCTTCGGGCTGCTCGTGGGGTGGGAGCCGCAGCTCGTGCTGCAGCTCGCCGTGGAGTGCGCCGTGCAGACGCACGGGCACCCGCAGGCCTACCTCGCCGCGGGCGCGCACGCCGTCCTCGTGCACGGTCTTGCCCGGGGCGAGTCCCTCGACGGGGCCGTGCAGCGCGCCCTTTCGCTGCTCGCCGCGCGGCCGGGCCACCAGCCCGTCACCGACGGTCTGCGGCACGCGCTCGGCGCCGTACGGCAGGGCATGCCGAACGCGGCCCGCGTCGAGGAGCTGATCGGCGAGGGCGACGCGGAGGGCGTGCTCTCCGCCGCCGTGTACTGCGCCCTCGTGGGCGAGGACGTCCGCCACGGCCTGCGCCTCGCCGTCAACCACGGCGCGTCCTCCACGGCGGCGGGCGCGCTGTGCGGGGCGCTGCTCGGCGCCCTGCACGGCGAGACCGCGCTGCCGCCCGGCTGGCTCACCGAACTGGAGGGCCGCGCCACCGTCCTGGAACTCGCGGACGACTTCGCCATGGAGATGACCCAGGGACCCGCCCTCCACAGCCCAGCAGGCGCGTCCCCAGGCTGGCTGGCCCGCTACCCGAGAGCGTGA
- a CDS encoding DUF5753 domain-containing protein — MPPLPPSSIQQARAALGGRLRDIRKDAGLTARALAAAAGWHESKSSRLENGKTSPSDADIRIWTSICRAEEQTADLIATARGIDGMYVEWRRMERAGLRRVQESVLPLYERTLWFRFYQSQVVPGLLQTADYTHAVLTTLVALRSAPDDIEEAVSARMGRQHVLRSGGRRFAFVIEEWVLRSVIGSPNVMVNQLRHLIGMTSVPMLSLGVVPMGVTRGNAWPCESFSMYDDKQVACELVSAGLTVTQPCEIAEYARTFAELAGIAVYGASARNLITEAIDAIR; from the coding sequence ATGCCGCCACTGCCACCGTCCAGCATCCAGCAGGCCCGCGCGGCTCTCGGCGGGCGTCTTCGCGACATCCGCAAGGACGCCGGCCTGACCGCTCGGGCCCTGGCAGCGGCAGCCGGATGGCATGAATCGAAGAGCTCCCGGCTTGAGAACGGCAAGACGTCGCCGTCCGACGCCGACATTCGCATCTGGACGAGTATCTGCCGGGCAGAGGAGCAGACGGCGGATCTCATCGCGACGGCCCGCGGCATCGACGGCATGTACGTCGAATGGCGCCGCATGGAGCGAGCCGGACTCAGACGTGTCCAGGAGTCCGTGCTCCCGCTGTACGAGCGAACGCTTTGGTTTCGCTTCTACCAGTCGCAAGTCGTTCCCGGCCTGCTGCAGACCGCGGACTACACGCATGCGGTCCTCACCACGCTCGTCGCCCTGCGCAGCGCCCCCGACGACATCGAGGAAGCCGTATCGGCCCGCATGGGGCGTCAGCACGTGCTCCGCTCCGGCGGACGCCGGTTCGCCTTCGTGATCGAGGAGTGGGTTCTCCGATCGGTCATCGGCAGCCCGAACGTCATGGTGAACCAGCTCCGCCACCTGATCGGCATGACGTCGGTTCCCATGCTGAGCCTGGGTGTTGTCCCTATGGGTGTCACACGCGGAAATGCGTGGCCGTGTGAATCCTTCTCCATGTACGACGACAAGCAGGTCGCTTGCGAACTGGTCTCAGCAGGTCTGACGGTGACGCAGCCGTGCGAGATCGCCGAGTACGCCAGGACCTTCGCCGAGCTGGCAGGAATCGCTGTCTACGGCGCGTCTGCCAGAAATCTCATCACAGAGGCGATCGACGCCATCAGGTGA
- a CDS encoding VOC family protein — translation MSNDTDLTPTVWRRVNDSSGFAAPRTLIRVYTPLGTLESVTSFYERLLGVERDMRFTYPEKRLTLAVVGSFLLVEGDEETLAPFRATDGTLIVDSAETYLARLAAEEGTEVLDPPHRVPTGTGFTVRHPDGTVVEYVEHRPTPDGN, via the coding sequence ATGAGCAACGACACCGACCTCACCCCCACCGTCTGGCGCCGCGTCAACGACTCCTCCGGCTTCGCCGCGCCCCGCACCCTCATCCGCGTCTACACCCCCCTCGGCACCCTGGAGTCCGTCACCTCCTTCTACGAGCGGCTGCTCGGCGTGGAGCGGGACATGCGGTTCACGTATCCGGAGAAGCGGCTCACGCTCGCCGTCGTCGGGAGCTTCCTGCTCGTCGAGGGCGACGAGGAGACGCTCGCGCCGTTCCGGGCCACGGACGGCACGCTGATCGTCGACTCCGCCGAGACGTATCTGGCCCGGCTCGCGGCGGAGGAGGGCACGGAGGTCCTGGACCCGCCGCACCGGGTCCCGACCGGCACGGGCTTCACCGTGCGGCACCCCGACGGCACCGTCGTCGAATACGTCGAACACCGCCCAACTCCCGACGGGAACTAG
- a CDS encoding DUF397 domain-containing protein, whose translation MTSTPATGTFALKWRKSSYSSNDGPECVEVAQDWRKSSHSGSDDADCVEVAIASPGPGPTVHIRDSKNKNGAQVAVEGAAWAPFVGFAAGTQTV comes from the coding sequence ATGACCTCCACCCCGGCCACCGGAACCTTCGCGCTGAAGTGGCGCAAGAGCAGCTACAGCAGCAACGACGGCCCCGAGTGCGTTGAAGTCGCCCAGGATTGGCGTAAGAGCAGCCACAGCGGAAGCGACGACGCGGACTGCGTCGAAGTCGCCATAGCCAGCCCCGGCCCGGGGCCCACCGTGCACATCCGTGACTCCAAGAACAAGAACGGAGCCCAGGTGGCCGTCGAAGGCGCGGCCTGGGCTCCGTTCGTCGGCTTCGCGGCGGGGACTCAGACCGTGTAG
- a CDS encoding antibiotic biosynthesis monooxygenase → MTPFLELVHPAAGTALISEWITATPERTWAAADAVVEEWAAGEWPSALLAQHVFRATDGTDLLFYAQWTSDEEHLTWARARRGALVSRVDSLVPGIERPGLHRTRLHRSVVHHGGRPPCVLAVTRTAVGAVVAAPGLFAAHVHLTADGEETFVIEEWTDAASFGAAVRTGGRASKRYTLHQSFLNEGGGRPV, encoded by the coding sequence ATGACACCCTTCCTGGAACTCGTCCACCCCGCAGCGGGGACCGCGCTGATCAGTGAGTGGATCACGGCCACGCCCGAGCGGACGTGGGCCGCCGCCGACGCGGTGGTCGAGGAGTGGGCGGCGGGGGAGTGGCCGTCCGCGCTGCTCGCCCAGCACGTGTTCCGCGCGACGGACGGCACGGACCTGCTCTTCTACGCCCAGTGGACCAGCGACGAGGAGCACCTGACGTGGGCGCGGGCCCGGCGCGGCGCGCTCGTGAGCCGGGTCGACTCGCTGGTGCCGGGCATCGAGCGGCCGGGGCTCCACCGGACCCGCCTCCACCGCAGCGTGGTGCACCACGGCGGCCGCCCGCCCTGCGTGCTCGCGGTGACCAGGACGGCGGTGGGCGCGGTCGTGGCGGCACCGGGCCTGTTCGCGGCGCACGTCCACCTGACGGCGGACGGCGAGGAGACCTTCGTCATCGAGGAGTGGACCGACGCCGCCTCCTTCGGAGCGGCCGTACGCACCGGCGGCCGCGCCTCCAAGCGGTACACGCTCCACCAGTCGTTCCTCAACGAGGGTGGCGGCCGCCCGGTGTGA
- a CDS encoding DUF6879 family protein, which yields MVGEPTFEDLFRQAKHSAVHLEMRDGYMRSDPEFVAWSRDPHSVPARHDPVSRHWLALMRETTDRGVAVRRARIFSEPMSDYLRFEHHLTAGNVGAGEQVRWLPRRRASDLALPGNDFWLFDDALVLFLHFTGEGELSPEGDEERTRDPGVVRLCSTAFESVWDRAIPHEEYRPV from the coding sequence GTGGTGGGGGAACCGACGTTTGAGGACCTGTTCCGGCAGGCCAAGCACTCCGCCGTGCACTTGGAGATGCGGGACGGGTACATGCGGTCCGATCCGGAGTTCGTCGCCTGGTCCCGTGACCCTCACAGCGTTCCGGCGCGGCACGACCCGGTCTCGCGCCACTGGCTCGCGCTGATGAGGGAGACCACCGACCGTGGCGTCGCCGTACGCCGGGCCCGGATCTTCTCGGAACCGATGAGCGACTACTTGCGGTTCGAGCACCACCTCACCGCGGGCAACGTGGGAGCAGGGGAACAGGTCCGCTGGCTGCCACGACGCAGGGCTTCGGACTTGGCGCTGCCTGGCAACGACTTCTGGCTCTTCGACGACGCGCTGGTCCTGTTCCTGCACTTCACGGGCGAGGGCGAACTGTCCCCAGAGGGCGACGAGGAGCGCACGCGTGACCCGGGCGTAGTGCGCCTCTGTTCCACGGCCTTCGAGTCCGTATGGGACCGCGCCATCCCGCATGAGGAGTACAGGCCGGTGTGA
- a CDS encoding FG-GAP and VCBS repeat-containing protein: protein MRRSLVVAIAAAAIAAPLAIGTGTASAAPKAKAATAPVVDFNKDGYADLVLGAANATVGGKQEAGYVAVVYGSKSGAGQAHRKVVDRAGAGVPGDVTEYGRFGKELTAADLDGDGYTDLVVGAASGGTVVLWGSAAGLTDAAAELPGAGGSLAVGDFDGDGHRDLVTQEYKAAPESDDTGMTVSYGPFTRGGEAARKDAIGFGSFRELGEFVAGDLDGDGVDDLVTSHGFEDRAYGSRFWKGAKSGLGHTYKGLKASVGGAVADVDGDGYGDFVTRDNGSSNEDLDSDAGTVRVDYGSKDGPAATRTTKITQDSPGVPGVGERGGYVGDVYYSGDQFGASISAGDADGDGYADIAVGVPGEDVTAARKNVLDSGNIVLLKGAKSGLSGKGAQAFTQTTPGVPGASEKSDKFGAEVLLSDVNGDKKADLTVTAPWEDGTYRDSGAAWVFKGAATGLTTAGISSFGPAALGAPEKDARLGERLAR from the coding sequence GTGCGTCGCTCCCTCGTCGTCGCCATCGCGGCCGCCGCCATCGCCGCGCCGCTGGCGATAGGCACCGGCACCGCGTCCGCCGCGCCCAAGGCGAAGGCGGCCACGGCGCCGGTCGTCGACTTCAACAAGGACGGCTACGCCGACCTCGTGCTCGGCGCGGCGAACGCGACGGTCGGCGGGAAGCAGGAAGCCGGGTACGTGGCCGTCGTGTACGGGTCCAAGAGCGGGGCCGGGCAGGCGCACCGGAAGGTCGTCGACCGGGCCGGCGCCGGGGTGCCCGGGGACGTCACCGAGTACGGACGCTTCGGCAAGGAGCTGACCGCCGCCGACCTCGACGGGGACGGGTACACGGACCTGGTCGTCGGCGCCGCCTCGGGCGGCACGGTGGTGCTGTGGGGCTCCGCCGCCGGGCTCACGGACGCCGCCGCCGAACTGCCGGGCGCGGGCGGCTCCCTCGCCGTCGGTGACTTCGACGGCGACGGGCACCGCGACCTGGTGACGCAGGAGTACAAGGCCGCGCCCGAGAGCGACGACACCGGCATGACCGTCTCGTACGGGCCGTTCACGCGCGGCGGCGAGGCGGCCAGGAAGGACGCGATCGGCTTCGGGTCGTTCCGCGAGCTCGGCGAGTTCGTCGCGGGCGATCTGGACGGCGACGGCGTCGACGACCTCGTCACCAGCCACGGCTTCGAGGACCGGGCGTACGGCAGCCGGTTCTGGAAGGGCGCCAAGTCCGGCCTCGGCCACACGTACAAGGGCCTCAAGGCGTCCGTGGGCGGTGCCGTCGCGGACGTGGACGGCGACGGCTACGGCGACTTCGTCACCCGTGACAACGGCAGCAGCAACGAGGACCTCGACTCCGATGCGGGCACCGTCCGCGTCGACTACGGCAGCAAGGACGGGCCCGCCGCGACCCGCACCACGAAGATCACCCAGGACAGCCCGGGCGTGCCCGGCGTCGGGGAGAGGGGCGGGTACGTCGGCGACGTGTACTACAGCGGCGACCAGTTCGGCGCCTCGATCAGCGCGGGCGACGCCGACGGCGACGGCTACGCCGACATCGCCGTCGGCGTCCCCGGCGAGGACGTCACCGCCGCTAGAAAGAACGTTCTAGACAGCGGCAACATAGTTCTACTCAAGGGCGCCAAGAGCGGCCTCAGTGGCAAGGGCGCCCAGGCCTTCACCCAGACCACGCCCGGCGTCCCCGGCGCCTCCGAGAAGAGCGACAAGTTCGGCGCCGAAGTCCTGCTGTCCGACGTCAACGGCGACAAGAAGGCCGACCTGACCGTCACCGCCCCCTGGGAGGACGGCACATACCGGGACTCCGGCGCCGCCTGGGTGTTCAAGGGCGCCGCCACCGGCCTGACGACGGCCGGGATCAGCTCCTTCGGCCCGGCCGCGCTCGGCGCGCCCGAGAAGGACGCCCGCCTGGGCGAGCGCCTCGCGCGCTAG